The genomic stretch AACACACTTCCCCTCAAACCGGAGGCCCTAGTTTTGCAGAGAAAGCCCACTGAAGAATAGACTTAATAAAAGGACTAGTCCTAGGCCATGTAGCTAATTCATGTCATCAGTGTCTGTCCTCTCAAAACATTTCTGGAGTGGGCATGTGCAAAATGAAACGTGATACATTCTTGACATGCTTTATATCTCAGTGTACATTCCAAAGATAATACCCACTTATAGTCTTGCCTGAGAAACATTCAGGTTTGAATACAGGAGTCTAGGTAGAACTGAATCTTCCTAGCTGCCTTAACACTTTGATCCCTTCTCCCCAGTCAATGTTCCAGACAAATCCAATCCTTAAGTCCAAATATGTTCTAAATTAGTGTTTCTCATAAGAAATGATTATGGAAACATTTATTACCACAATCTCATGCTACTTATTTCAAAGACCACTACAGAATGAAGTCAAAAGGTCCATCATCTTCCCATGTAAGTCTTCTTTATCCCCAACGTACCACTCTTGGACTTCAAAACCTTAaggtttaaaaatttattaagcaaATGTCTGACAGTGGTAACATTGAGGGAAAATAAGTCTTATTTAAAACtttgaataaaaattaagtttgcCTTCTAAATACCATAATTTTCAACTCAATTTTGGTTCTTCAATATCCTTCATATTTCAGGAGACACTACCCTCATCCTACTTCATATAGTATACATTTCCGCTCACCTGAAGCAAAAGTAGCAGCTCTCAAAATACTGACAGGTGGTAGTGAATCATCTGGGCATTTCCATTTCAAACTCCCATCATTGCGAGGTCATGGTTCTGCGTTTTGGAAGTCAGCATGTCGTTATCCCTTGTTCTTTATTATCTCACGTGACACCTGCAAAGACCAAGCCCACGGGTCCATCTCAACATTAGAACCAAACCCCAAACAAGACTATGTCTGTTGTTGTAAACACACTGTCATGCCTAAAGTGTcatttataaagcaaaataaaaggaaaagggagatagGATTGAAAAATTATGACCTAAGTTCTAAGATTGTTTTAACCCTAAAAGTGCCTATtcatttcttcaaaattaaattgCCTATTATGTACCACATTTACGATGTTTTACAACACTCATCTCATGGCTCTCACTTGAATATATCATGTTCAGGGATggcaatggaaaaaaatttacaatataGCCATGCAAAGTCTACAAATGCAACTAAAAAGTTCAAtatgaaacattttctaattatCCCCCTTTAGGATTTCTAACTATGGCTTAAAAACCCAATGAACAAGTGGAAGTTTCCCTCTGtacatggcttttattatttacataatacAATACAGCATCAATGCTGAATAGCATGATTATGTGCAATACATAAATATGAACTATCTGTACACATCTGCAGATCTAACTCAGAACTAAGGTAcataaaattgaaagcaaaacTGAATGCTTTAAGAGTAAAAGTAAAAACTAAGACTGAACACTGCAATAAATCAGAAGTAGTGCCTCGTGTACATACTTaactatttacagatgaaaacaggCATTACCACGACACCAATCTAACTATAcgcatttatatataaaaaacacaagTTTCATACATCACAAAAAACCTTCCATTATAACACAGAAGTGATATTACCAGACAAGCATCAGTGAAGTATACTGCCTCTTCTAGTTGTTATTGTACAATGCTGTAGATAATGCAGCCCATGCAATACACCCAAGAACACTAGAGTCCTACACCCAAGTACAATTAATATGATAAAGCAGCCCTCTGCAAGTGGTGCTGGATACCACTAAGAAGTCTACCGCAGCCATGTTGGTTATGATTTTCCATGCAGAAGGGTACAGTTACATTAAGAACTGAAGtctttaaaaaagcttttaacatTCTTTCTTGAACCAAAACAATTCAACaaaatatgcacatgaaaaatTAACTATTCAGATACCCTTGCAAATTAAAATTCAGATGCATGTTACTCAATAGAGCTGCTATATGTGAAAACCAAACGTAGAGTTTTAACTTCTTCTTGTAGACAAATTAATCTTAGTGCAGTTCTGTGCTACACAATATTGTTAGCAATGAGAGTAATGCAGACATCTTCTGGTGCAGGCCAGCACGATAAGCTTCAAAGATAGCTCAAGACCCTGGTTGGCTTCATCTGTTTTACTCTTTATAACCAGTTATGATGTGTACCTTCCAAAGAATGTCTTATTTGACAGCTTTTAGAAGACCAATTAGCCAGGCTTACATATGGCACCAAAACACTGGTTTCACGGAAAGGTCTGATAGCTTTCTTTATAGCTTTCTTCCCGCTTCCAAGGAAAATGTGGAAATTAACAGGGTAAAGTTTATGGTAGAAGTAGACTGCCAGTCCTTTTCTGgtgtaccattaaaaaaaaaaaaaaaaatacaggcacaTAACACTAGCCAGAGATTATACCTTGATTACATTCTCAAAGGCAGATATGCTGCAAACATGCAGATATTTCACGTACTTTGTTTGGCACAAGGGAACTAAATTTTGTCCCTATTATCTGTGTTTTCAACTTGCTGTGCAGATTTTCATCCAATTTTATTCAGGGGAGGGCATATACATTTTGTAGGGCTGTATCTATCCAATTCTGCCTGTAACAAACACCCACACATCCTAAAGTATCAATTATAAGACAGACAAGTGTAAAGTAAAACTCTGGAGAACATCAAAGGAAAATGGCCATGCATCTGCTCTTTAATGTTTTCCTAcgatatattaaaataaaaacaaagttatcAGTCTCTTCACAAGTAGTAATTTATATTCTCTGGATTTTTTCAGCCACAACAACTGGattctcttttctgatttttgcTGCAGCTTCTGCTTTGTAATCATATGGACAGTTGTGCTTGTCAGAGTAACGGTGAAGTCCACAAAACAAATTTCCACACCGGCAGTCAAACCCTGTACATACAAGAGGAAGTAGAGTCACTTGGGAACTTGTagcaattaaaagaaacaaaagcattaGTCAATATAGAAAAGGAAGCAGATTTTCATGACTCTTTGCAACATTAAAGAGTCTGTCACTTTAAACTGAAAGTGCTCCTAACCTCCCCTGACATGGTGAGAAATTTAAGTAACTATCCTTCCATAAACTCCTGTAGGTACCAAACAGGGTAGAAAttacacaggctctggagtcaggctgaTTTGAATTTAAATTCTAGTCCTACCGTATGTTAACTGGGTAATGTTTCCTCAAGTGAAGGCTAGGAAAAGACAACCACATACAGTTCTGAGATGTATCTAGAACATTTTGTGCCTGGTTCAAAGTAGGTGCTTACTATTTAATTCAGCTATCTTTTTCCCAGGAGaacagaacaaaggaaagaatcaaAAGGGATTAATTTTTATCAATCCGATAAAGGAAAGTAATTCAGAAGGCCTGAAGTTAGGAAAGGGTTTCATATGACTAGACAAACCAATGGAAATCAAACTCAACTTCTCTTCACTGTCCTCTTTCCAGTCTACTCTGAAAACTTTCTATTCTTCAAAGTCGGgcattttgttttatgtgtaaGACTGACCAGTCCCTTAGGGAGTAACTAGGAGCTCCCTGAATACCTGTAAGGCCAACTTTCTTTCTGCACATGAAACATCTGTTCTTCTTTGGTTTGGGCAACTCAGGGGCTTTTTCTTCACTTTGAGAAGTACTGGGCTGAGAAACTGATGGACTGGGCTGAGTGACAACTGAAAAACAAGGGTAAAAATTAGAAGTCTGTCAATTGTTTGGCTGATAATTATCTAAGAccagaccaaaacaaaacaagagaaacaGTAAGATTCTTCCTGAAAATGTTTAAGTCGTCTTTCTTGAAAACATGTACTTTAAAAACAATCTTCTACTTTAATATCAGAACTTCTTTCAAATCTGAGAATTTCTTGCCAATTAATACCACCTGCTCctgtaaattttattaaattatcacTCCACTCAAATTCCTTTAAACTCACTCTAGTCCTGGCAAACAAAATcctaattctaaattttaaagacCTGAGAGATGTGGTCATCTGCTCAGCTTTTCCATATTCCAATTGCCTAAATGCAAACTTCTAAATTAGGGCAGTTCAAATTCAGGAAATAAGGTTACCAACTTCTGAGGTAATTAGCTATAAAGTCATTTTGCTTTTATActgatagaaaaaagaaaaattgtgtaGATAAACCCAATAAATTTTGACAAGTAAAACCCAAGTCATTAATCCCCTAATTAACTTTAGATTCCAAAATTTCACAATTATTACTGTGCCATTTTAATAAGTGCTTTATATTGTCTTACATAGAAAACctgcaggattaaaaaaaaaaaaacttgaaagatCAGCAACCTTGTCTTTAGGACAGTGTAAGTACTTGTGAAGCTTTGATTTTAGACTATTAAGGATTCCAGAGACAAAACAAGAATTTTTAGAGCACAGCTGTAATTTACTTTGTGATACTTATCTAAAAtgggtatggggcttccctggtggcgcagtggttgagagtccgcctacgaatgcaggggacacgggttcgtgccccagtccgggaagatcccacatgccgcggagcggctaggcccgtgagccatggctgctgagcctgcgtgtccagagcctgtgctccgcaacgggagaggccacaacagtgagaggcccgcgtaccgcaaaaaaaaaaaataaataaaaaaataaaaataaaatgggtatGAAATTTGGACAGTAAGAGATATGACCTACTTTTAAAAGTCCCTGTTTCTCCACCTAAAAGATCTAAGTTTTAAGTTTACTCATGACATCAATGGAATTTGtcaatataaagataaaattgcAGATTACTGTTTTAAAGTTCACATTACCACCAGgttattgaaaacaaaacagcaaaatttaATTCTACTTTTATAAAACTCAGTGAAACCAGAAGCACTATAAGCTGAGTTTTATTATTAATCCAAACCCCAATAGCAAATTAACGTATACAATACTAAAATTATTGCCTAACAATAGGTCAACACTAATGCTATCAGCATAAATCCAAACCAATTGGTTTAATAGGTACTGTAAAATTACCTCCAAATTTATAACTCATTTGCATTAGTAATATATCCAGTGAGATTAACAGTCTAATATGAGACCAACAGTAATATTCTAGCTACTACTTATTCCTAATAATCTACTATGGCAACGTTAATGTAATTTTTCCTGATGGTGTAACAGTAAAGAACAATCTGTGGAATAGTGCTGGGGAGGTGACAGCCATATTTCCTTGGCCACACCTGAAAACTGGACAGTGGTTCCTAAAACATACAGGGAAGAGGGGCGGGGGTCagtcaagaagagaaaaatgatacagaaaaggCAGAGCAGTGAACTACAGAACGCCtactaagaaataataaatgcacaGAATAGCTATAGAACTAATCCAAAAGAGTACTGTTCCAAGGTCAGTgtcattttgtgttttaaaaaaacaaaaacaaatgaaacagaacaaaagCCTCACAAATACTAATTTGGTCAGTTTTTCATAAGGATGGAACTTACTCAAAAATACCAAATATGGATTCACCTGCCCAACTTAAGAATTTTCATCTTAAATGTATCAATTAAGAGTGATATGGTTCACATAAGCTCAGCCACGTACAAAAGCAAGCCTCCAAAGCAGATTACACATCCACTGACACTATTAGCTCACAATAAAGTTTTATATTGTGTTCAGTCAACACTATACCAGGAAATCATGAATTGATCAAATGCACTATGTGCACCATAGAGTATATAGATCATTGTTCCAGGGTCTAGTGCAGATAAATCAAACAAGTCAATCTTCTGGCAACATTAAAGCACTTCTGGTTTTGCTATGTAAGGTCAGCATAGACTCAGTCACTAACTAATGAAAACCAAAATGCCTTTCCACACTGAGTTTTTAAACTCCCATAGGGATCCCACACTTCTTCAAAAGTTTCTTTTAGTGTTTGATAtgttcttttgcttattttctacaGTATTGACAATATCAAGACTGAATAGTTAATGCTTTTGATTATTAAATTTTTCTCCACAGCTTTGGAATTTAGTCCGTATAATTTTTTCCGTTTGTGAACAATACCTTCTTTAATGATTtaggtacttttaaaatatattggtaaACAGTTCATTAAATTCTTGACATTTTCAGTCTTCATATTATAAACTTTGCTGATTTGTGGATGCAGGGGCAAGGGGGGATGGGCAAAGAAGAAGAGATTAAAGAGTGACTATTTTACACGTCAAGGTACTTTAAAGATAGTGGTTTGCTTGGCCTATATTTTAtagctctctctcctctttggtcCTTCAATGGGAAGGAAAGAATCCCTCCACCAACCCTTTCTTGTACTACCAAATCCAGAACTGAACTAGTATTAAACAAAAAGCATACCTGGCTCTGACACCTCTGTTTTCGCGGTAGTTATTTTGTCCTCTCTTGAAATGCTCATTTCTGTCATTTGCTGAGTTACAGGCAAGGCAGCCACAGGCACATTTCTATTTAAGTTcaagcaaacatttttaaagatgttaagGGTACTTCTTGGAAAGACAGTAAGTTGTCAGTTCAACATATATTATTTCCATTGTGATCAAATGGAGCTAAATAATCTAAACAAGATGCCCAGCACAGATGGATGAGAATAAGGAAAGCAATTTGATGAATGGCTCATCAATTCAAGCCTGCATATTTATATAGGTTACGATGTTCTATTATAGCCAATTAGAAATTTTTAGCTGTGCCTGTGATTTGTTTAAGGGCAAAAGGGGTAGCTTTGCCAGAATGCCTTATGTGGCATTACAATATAGTCTGCAGAGCCTCATTCTCTACAATTATTATGCCTCAAttacaaggaaataaaagcacaGCATCTCAACACAGTATCCTTGAGGTTGTTCAGGAGTGCGTTGTTAATACACATCTTTACTCAATGACCTACAAGATCATATATTAAAGGACACTGGAATAATCACCAATTGTGCAACACATGTAAAGCCAAGGGCATCTAATGTATTAACATCCTTATTATAATGCAATATGTATGATGTAATACATCATTATTTATTAACATTCATAAttataatgtcatttatttttatttcctccctgtATTATTATAAAAACCCAGAAATGTTTAATCTTACCTTGATTTTTCAGATGTGCTGCCAGCAGCACCTTCACAGTTGTTTAAACTAGCGTCTGCTCTTTGTACAGATGCAGAGTCTGAGGTAGGACTGTTGGAACCACTAGCTGTCCCTATTTAGAAAAAAGGATTGGTAAGACAAAGCAACACTACAAACACTCATTACCAAAACTATTAATAAGTAACAAATACTTGCATTTAATTAGGTTAGTGACTTAAGTACTTTCACTGTGCTGCAGAATCTTACACTTAAGTGATatccaaacaacaaaaaatatatattaaaaagtcatATCCAGTGAGTACATGtactcaaaaatgaaaatgaaaaagctaGAAGATGCTTGTAGACAGTCACTCATTCCTCATGTAGTCATTCCAAGTACTTGGGCTACTATTGCTTTAAATTTCAAGCTTTTCTCGAGTCTTCTCTCCTTGGACTTTCAGGATTCATTCTCAGTCTTAGGCCCCAACTCTTGGTTCTATATTTTCTGTCCACCAGGTCTTCAAATGGGTTATTTCTTGGAACCAACTTACCCATTGGGCTCATTCTGCCACTAT from Phocoena phocoena chromosome 6, mPhoPho1.1, whole genome shotgun sequence encodes the following:
- the ZFAND5 gene encoding AN1-type zinc finger protein 5: MAQETNQTPGPMLCSTGCGFYGNPRTNGMCSVCYKEHLQRQQNSGRMSPMGTASGSNSPTSDSASVQRADASLNNCEGAAGSTSEKSRNVPVAALPVTQQMTEMSISREDKITTAKTEVSEPVVTQPSPSVSQPSTSQSEEKAPELPKPKKNRCFMCRKKVGLTGFDCRCGNLFCGLHRYSDKHNCPYDYKAEAAAKIRKENPVVVAEKIQRI